The Cloacibacterium caeni region CTTAATGAAAGTGAAGTAATAGGAATAAATAACAATCCTAAACCTGCTCCTCTCACAATAAGCATCCAAAAGAAGGCGTCTTTTCCTGTATCTGGAGTTAATAATTTATATCCCCAAAAACTATAAATGAAAAAGATAAACAATCCTAAAGCTACTAAAACTTGCTGTTTCGCTCCTCTGGTTAGTAATCGACCTATTATTGGCATCATAAAAGCGGTGGTTAATGCCGCGGGAATCATCAAAGCACCTGATTGTAAAGCTGTCCAACCTAAAATACTCTGTGTATAAAGCGGAATAATAAAAGTAGAACCGTATAAACCAAAGCCTAAAATAAAGGACATAACAGTTCCGATTCTAAGATTTCCGTTTTTAAGAACTCTAAGTTCTACAATTGGATATTTGTAGGTTAATTCTCGCCAGATAAAAAAGATGAGTCCAAAGAAAGAAATCAAAGTAAGGGAAAGAATTACTTTGCTTTCGAACCAATCGTCTTCATGACCTCTTTCTAAAATATATTGTAAAGAACCTACCGTTATTGCCAACAAGAATATCCCTAACCAATCTACATCACTTGCAGATTTTTTCTCAGCATATTTAGGACTTCTCACAAACTGAAGCGTAAGCAAAGTCGCTACAATCCCAATAGGAATATTGATATAAAATATATATGGCCAACTGAAATTATCTACGATATAACCTCCCAATGGCGGACCTAATGTAGGTCCAATTATAACACCCAAACCATAAATAGCTTGTGCCATACTTCTTTTTTCGATGGGATAAGACTCTGTAATAATCGTTTGAGAAGTTACCAAAAGTGCACCACCTCCTATTCCTTGTAATAATCTAAAAATAACGAGTTCCCAAATATTACTCGCATTTCCACATAAAAATGAGAAAACCGTAAATATCACAATAGAAGCCGCAAAATAATTTCTTCTCCCGAATTGTTGCGAAAGCCAACTCGTCATAGGCACTATAATTACGTTACCTATCGCATAAGCGGTAATTACCCAACCAACCTCAGAAAGTGTAGCGCCCAGATTTCCTTTCATCTCGTTCAGCGCTACATTTACTATGGTAGTGTCTACAATCTCTAGCAATGCACAGAGAATGGCAGTGATGGTAATAATCACTCGTCTTGCACCATATTCTACTAATGAATCTTGCATAAATTTTTATTTCAAGTTTTGAGTTTCGTTTAGAATTTATTCCATTCTAAACTTTTCTCATTTACTTTTTTCTATTTTACTTCTACGTCTACTAATACATTCATTCCAGCTCTTAATTTTTTGGCAACTTCAGGTTTTAAATCCTTAAAAGTGATTTTCACAGGAACTCTTTGAACTACTTTTACGAAGTTTCCACTTGCATTATCTGGAGGAAGTAGAGAAAAAGTAGAACCAGTAGCTGGCGAAATAGAACTTACCACTCCTTCGAACTCATCATCTGGGAATGCATCTATTTTAATTTCTACTTTTTGACCTTCTACCATTTTGTTTAATTGTGTTTCTTTAAAATTTGCCACAATCCATTTGTCATTATTTAAAACAATGCTGAATAACTGTGCTCCTGCTTGTAAAAACTGACCTACCTGTACTGGAATTTTAGAAACATAACCATCTTGTTTAGCAGTAATTACAGTATAAGAAAGATTTAATTTAGCATTTTGTACATCTACTTCTCTTTGTTTAATCATAGAACTTGCTACGCCAATTTGTTGAGAAGTTGCTTCTGATTGAGAAGACACATAACCTGTTTGCTGAGCCGCTTGATTTCTTTGTTCTACCAAAATTTGCAATTGCTTATCTGCTGCTTGTTTCGCTGCCAAAACTTGGTCATATTGTTGTTGCGTAATGGAATGGTCTTTCACTAGATTTTCATAACGTTTCAAATCTTGGGTAGTTTTCCAAACGTTTACTTTCGCTGCTTCAATTTGTGCATTTGCAGTAGCCACTGCTGCGTTTGATGTACTGATGCTTTTATTTGCTGCTGCCGTACCAGCTTGAGCGGTATTTAGATTGCTTTTAGCAGTTCCTAGCGCAGCTTCAGCTTGTTGTAAAGTCATTAATTGGTCTTTGTTTTCAAGGATAATTAAGGTATCACCTTTTTTCACAAACTGATTGTCTTTTACTCTTACTTCTGCTACATAACCAGAAATTTTAGAAATCACAGGACTTACATTAGATGCAATTTGTGCATCATCTGTTTCTTCGTGAGCATTGCTATAAGACCATTTTTTGTAACCATAAATAGCACCTACCACAATAACGATGGTTAAAATAATCCCAAAAACTGGACTTTTTTTATTTTTTGTTTGATTTTCCATTTTATAATAATGTTTATATCTAAATTTGAGTTTGATTATTGATTAAGAATTCCTGAGGTTTGTAATAGTTTTTTGTATGCTAATGCTGCATCTGCTCTAGAATTGATTACATTTACTTTAGCACCTACCAAAGCTGCATCTGCTTCTAGCAAATCGGTAATATTTGCTAAGCCATTATCATATTTATTTTTGGTAATTCTGTAATTTTCTGTCGCTTGTTCTAATGCTCGCTCATAAACTTCTATTTTCTTTTTGGCCAAATTAGAATTCTGGAAATCCTTATTGATTTCTATTTTTATATGGTCATTCAGAAGTTCGTTATTGGCTTCTAATTGCTTTTCTCTGGCTTGAGATTTCAGCAAAGAAGAATTTTTCTTCCAAAGATTGTCTAAGTTATAAGAAACACCCAATCCTATATTAATTGCATTAGTAATGGTTACAAATCCTGGAATATCTGCCGCAACATAACCACCTGTAATTGCCAAACTTGGTAAATTTTCAGCTTTTGCAGCTTTGGTTCCTAAGTTTGCTGCTTTTCTCTGATAATCGAGTGCTTGTAAATCTTTTCTGTGTTGTAACGCTTGACTTAAGTAATAAGAAACAGGCTGATTTTCAGAAATTTCATTAATGTAATCTTCATCTACTTTTAGAATTGTAGTTTCGGGTAAACCTAAAAGCAAGTCCATATTAATATTGGCAATGCTGTAATTATTTTGTGCATCTAAAAGCTGAAGTTCAATATTAGACGTTTGCAACTGAGCTTTCAATCGGTCATTTCTTGCCATCAAACCGTTATTTTCTAATTTCAAAAATGTTTCGTCTCTTTTCTGTGAAGCCGAAAGATTTTCTTCTAAAACCTTGATGATTTGAGATGCTTTGAACAAACTATTGTAAGCCTGAGAAATATTATAAGCAATGGCTTCCTTGTCATTTTCTGCAGATAATTTAGAAGCTTCTACCAAATATTCAGCAGACTGAATTCCGTATTTTATTCTTCCACCTGCATAAATAGGATAAGAAAGATTGGCAGAAGCGTACATTACATCATTAATTTTCAAACTATTTGCAGCACCCGCACTTTCTGTTTTAAGATTAACATTTGGGCTGAAAAGATGTAAATAAGTAGCTCCCAATTTCAGGCTAGGAAGCTGATTGTTCTTTGCTTCCAGCAATTGCGCTGTACTTTCTTCTATTTTAGCAGCATCTATTTTTAGATTTTTACTATTTTCGATTCCGAGTTTTACCGCTTCATTCAGAGAAATCGCTCTCGTTTCTTGGCTCGAAATCTGGGAAATACTCATGCTAAAAAGTAAAATCCCAAAGATGTTTCTAATTTTTTTGTTCATAACCTAAAAGGTCTTTTAATAATATGGTTAAATTTTGGGTAAGATTGTCGTAATAAATATTATAATATTCATCTGATTGATTTCCAGAAAGTTCTCTATACAAATTCATGCCTTGTTTAGAATAAAAAACTGTTCCTACAATCACAGAATGGAGAAAAAACAAATCCGGCTTTTTGGTAAAAACACCACTTTCGCAACCTTCTTCTAGAATTCTTTGGTAAATTTTGATATAACCTATTTTAGAAGTTCTTAGAAAACTTAAAATCTGTTCGTTTCCGCTATTATTGATATTATAAACCGATTGAAGAATAGAATAAAATTCTGGCAAAGTCTTCACACGATTAATGTAATTTCCTATAATTTTAATAAGTTTTTCCCATTCATTGAGCTGCGGATTTTCTAAAATTTCATAGGCAAAAGATTGTCCTTCTTTCATTCTCACTTTAAAAATTTCCTCGAAAAGTTTTTCTTTTGACCCGAAATAATAAGAAATCATCGAGACATTTACTCCTGCAGATTTTGCAATATCTCTGGTAGAAGTAGCGTCAAAACCCTTTTCTGCAAACAGTTTTTCTGCAGTATAGAGAATTTTTTTATCCGTAGAATGTTCCATTATTTTGATTTTTGAAGGCGCAAATGTAAGCAAATTTAGAAATCAATCAAACGATTGATTGATTTATTTTATCAATGTAAAATGTTAGATATTATAATTTTTATTACTTTTGATGAACTAAATATTAAACCATATGAAAAGAATCATCGCCGTATTAGCCATATCAGTATTTACATTAGGAATGGCTCAAGAAACACCGAAAAAATCTTGTTGCGCAGCAAAAGATAAAAAAGAATGTAGCGCAAAAGAAAAGAAAGAATGCGCTTCTAAAGACAAAAAAGACTGTAAAGCTGAAGCCAACAAAGACAAAAAATCTTGTTGTGCTGCTAAAAAGGAAAAAGCAGCTTAGTAAAAATAAAATCCCGAAAATTTAGACTGCACCCAAAAGTTTAGACAAAATTAAACAATATTTTCAAAGGAAAGAGTTCGGTACTGTACCGGACTCTTTCCTTTGAGATTGAGTCTTATTCTATCATTGTTGTAATAGTGAATGTACTTCACTATTTCCATCTTAAGTTCCTGAATGGAACCAAACTTTCTGGCATAAAACATTTCTGATTTTATCGTTCCAAAAAAGTTTTCTATCACCGCATTGTCCAAACAGTTTCCTTTTCGGGACATACTTTGAATAATACCTTTTTCTTTTAACAAGTTTTGGTAATGTTTCATTTGATATTGCCAACCTTGATCAGAATGTAGAATGATGTTTTGTGTAGATTTTACTTTTCTGAATGATTTCTTTAGCATTCTGATGATTTGGCTAAACACAGGTCTTTCAGATAAGTCAAAACTGACAATTTCACCATTAAATAAATCGATGATTGGAGATAGATAAAGTTTATTACCCGATACATTAAACTCTGTAACATCGGTTGCCCATTTCTGATTAGGAGTGTCCGATTTGAAATTCCTCTGTAGAACATTGGGCGCAATTTTCCCTTGCTCTCCCTTGTAAGATTTATATTTCTTCACTCGGATAATACTCTTTAAACCTAATATTTTCATAAGTCGTAAAACAGTTTTGTGATTAATCAAAATTCCTTTTTCTTTCAAAAGCAAAGTAATTCTTCTATAGCCCAACCTTCCTTTGTGACGATGATAAATCTGCTTAATCATTTCTTTTATTTCCGCATATTTATCTTTCATTTGAAAGCGTTTTCGATAGTAATAAAAACTGCTTCTTGCCATCGATGTACAATTCAGCAGTACTGCTAAATCAAAGTCCTGCCTTAACTCTTCGATGGCTTTGGATTTTTCCTTTCCTGAATTAAGGCTTCTAACTTTTTTAAAATGGCGTTCTCGGCTTCTAAATAATAAATCCTCTCCAACAGTTCTTCCTCCCTTGTTAAGGGTTTGCCTGTTTTCTTTTTTTTTCGCTTGTAATTACTCATGGTTTTAGGTCTTCCTCTGGGTCTGTTTTCTAAACCTAAAATACCATTTTTTTTATAATTACGCTGCCAACTAAGAATACTGGACTCCGCAGGAATATTAAACCTTCTCGACGCTTCTTTTAAACTTAAATTCTCTTTCTCAATTACTGATAAAATCTTTAATTTAAAATCTTTTGTGTAATGCGTATTGGAAAGCCGAACAAGTCCTGAAACTCCATAAAGTTCATAAAATTTTATCCATTTACGAACCAAGGAACCACAAACTCCAATGCGTTTTCCTAAATCGTCTGTTCCAATATCCCCTTTGTGATATCTCTTTATAGCTTTTAATTTAAAGTCTACTGAATATTTACTTTTCCCCATAAAAAATGCCCCTAAAAAGTGTCTAACTTTTTGGGGGCAGTCCATTTTCGGGATTTTTTTATGCACTTCGGTGAATGTATCTGGTTAATTTTATGCCTAAATCTGTCCAAACAATTTTGGCATTTGCATTTCTATAAAGATGCAAATCAGCATCGGAGATTTCTTCTAAAATATCTACAATATTAGCTCCATGAATAAAATTGGTGAACGCTTCCCAATTGAATCCGTTTTTAGATAAACGTTTGTAAACTAAATGTTCTGCATCATAATTTTGCAATAATGCTAACCTGAACATCTCAGAACAAAAATCTAAGAAATTTTTCTGTTTTTCTCTATTCCAAGAAGCGATATTTCTTCCCCACAAAACGATATTTCTCAAAACTTCTGGTTTCTTTTTCGCCATGAAAGCATTTCTCACCCAATCGATAAAAAGTTCTTCAAATTCTTCATTCGCAGAATCATTTTGAAGCAATTGTAGCGCAGTATTGTAATTTCCTTGCGCTTGGTGAATCACTTCTTTTATTTTTTCTTCGGAAACATCAAATTGATTTTTGATTCCTTGTTCTAGACTTTCGTCATCTATTCTAGGCACTTCTATCGCTTGACATCTTGATAAAATAGTTGGTAAAATGGTGTCTATTTTTTTTGCAAGAAGCAAAATAATGGTCTTTTTAGGTGGCTCTTCTAGAAATTTTAAAAATTTATTGGCTGCTGTTACATTCATTTTATCAGCTCGCCAAACAATGAGAATTTTAGTTCCTCCTTCGAAACTTTTTAGCGCAAATTTCTGATTCAGCGCGTCTACTTCATCAGCAGAAATAAACAATTGCTTGTTTTGAGCGTCTAACACTTCATTCCAATCATTAATGGAAGCGTAAGGATTTTCTATAATCATATTTCTGAAATCCTCAAACAATCTTTGACTCAAAGAATTGTTTTTTTCTGTAAAAACGGGAA contains the following coding sequences:
- a CDS encoding DHA2 family efflux MFS transporter permease subunit, whose amino-acid sequence is MQDSLVEYGARRVIITITAILCALLEIVDTTIVNVALNEMKGNLGATLSEVGWVITAYAIGNVIIVPMTSWLSQQFGRRNYFAASIVIFTVFSFLCGNASNIWELVIFRLLQGIGGGALLVTSQTIITESYPIEKRSMAQAIYGLGVIIGPTLGPPLGGYIVDNFSWPYIFYINIPIGIVATLLTLQFVRSPKYAEKKSASDVDWLGIFLLAITVGSLQYILERGHEDDWFESKVILSLTLISFFGLIFFIWRELTYKYPIVELRVLKNGNLRIGTVMSFILGFGLYGSTFIIPLYTQSILGWTALQSGALMIPAALTTAFMMPIIGRLLTRGAKQQVLVALGLFIFFIYSFWGYKLLTPDTGKDAFFWMLIVRGAGLGLLFIPITSLSLSTLKGAQIGQGAAFTGMMRQLGGSFGVAAITTFIANQNMFYRSDLVSKLDVNSLQVQQRIAALKANFIAKGMTPDQALASAYKILDFSVMKQATVLSYMDVFLYLGIMFLICIPFILFIKERKGGRTIDPSEAMH
- a CDS encoding HlyD family secretion protein, coding for MENQTKNKKSPVFGIILTIVIVVGAIYGYKKWSYSNAHEETDDAQIASNVSPVISKISGYVAEVRVKDNQFVKKGDTLIILENKDQLMTLQQAEAALGTAKSNLNTAQAGTAAANKSISTSNAAVATANAQIEAAKVNVWKTTQDLKRYENLVKDHSITQQQYDQVLAAKQAADKQLQILVEQRNQAAQQTGYVSSQSEATSQQIGVASSMIKQREVDVQNAKLNLSYTVITAKQDGYVSKIPVQVGQFLQAGAQLFSIVLNNDKWIVANFKETQLNKMVEGQKVEIKIDAFPDDEFEGVVSSISPATGSTFSLLPPDNASGNFVKVVQRVPVKITFKDLKPEVAKKLRAGMNVLVDVEVK
- a CDS encoding TolC family protein, translated to MNKKIRNIFGILLFSMSISQISSQETRAISLNEAVKLGIENSKNLKIDAAKIEESTAQLLEAKNNQLPSLKLGATYLHLFSPNVNLKTESAGAANSLKINDVMYASANLSYPIYAGGRIKYGIQSAEYLVEASKLSAENDKEAIAYNISQAYNSLFKASQIIKVLEENLSASQKRDETFLKLENNGLMARNDRLKAQLQTSNIELQLLDAQNNYSIANINMDLLLGLPETTILKVDEDYINEISENQPVSYYLSQALQHRKDLQALDYQRKAANLGTKAAKAENLPSLAITGGYVAADIPGFVTITNAINIGLGVSYNLDNLWKKNSSLLKSQAREKQLEANNELLNDHIKIEINKDFQNSNLAKKKIEVYERALEQATENYRITKNKYDNGLANITDLLEADAALVGAKVNVINSRADAALAYKKLLQTSGILNQ
- a CDS encoding TetR/AcrR family transcriptional regulator, with protein sequence MEHSTDKKILYTAEKLFAEKGFDATSTRDIAKSAGVNVSMISYYFGSKEKLFEEIFKVRMKEGQSFAYEILENPQLNEWEKLIKIIGNYINRVKTLPEFYSILQSVYNINNSGNEQILSFLRTSKIGYIKIYQRILEEGCESGVFTKKPDLFFLHSVIVGTVFYSKQGMNLYRELSGNQSDEYYNIYYDNLTQNLTILLKDLLGYEQKN
- a CDS encoding IS3 family transposase (programmed frameshift), with product MGKSKYSVDFKLKAIKRYHKGDIGTDDLGKRIGVCGSLVRKWIKFYELYGVSGLVRLSNTHYTKDFKLKILSVIEKENLSLKEASRRFNIPAESSILSWQRNYKKNGILGLENRPRGRPKTMSNYKRKKKKTGKPLTREEELLERIYYLEAENAILKKFRSLNSGKEKSKAIEELRQDFDLAVLLNCTSMARSSFYYYRKRFQMKDKYAEIKEMIKQIYHRHKGRLGYRRITLLLKEKGILINHKTVLRLMKILGLKSIIRVKKYKSYKGEQGKIAPNVLQRNFKSDTPNQKWATDVTEFNVSGNKLYLSPIIDLFNGEIVSFDLSERPVFSQIIRMLKKSFRKVKSTQNIILHSDQGWQYQMKHYQNLLKEKGIIQSMSRKGNCLDNAVIENFFGTIKSEMFYARKFGSIQELKMEIVKYIHYYNNDRIRLNLKGKSPVQYRTLSFENIV
- a CDS encoding ATP-binding protein; amino-acid sequence: MNWEEIVGQKKVIETLKDAIDKERVGHAQLFIGEEGFGVLPLALAYAKEILKRENEHAASKVEHLNHLDLHFSFPVFTEKNNSLSQRLFEDFRNMIIENPYASINDWNEVLDAQNKQLFISADEVDALNQKFALKSFEGGTKILIVWRADKMNVTAANKFLKFLEEPPKKTIILLLAKKIDTILPTILSRCQAIEVPRIDDESLEQGIKNQFDVSEEKIKEVIHQAQGNYNTALQLLQNDSANEEFEELFIDWVRNAFMAKKKPEVLRNIVLWGRNIASWNREKQKNFLDFCSEMFRLALLQNYDAEHLVYKRLSKNGFNWEAFTNFIHGANIVDILEEISDADLHLYRNANAKIVWTDLGIKLTRYIHRSA